In a single window of the Prochlorococcus marinus str. AS9601 genome:
- the rpsS gene encoding 30S ribosomal protein S19, with the protein MGRSLKKGPFIADSLLKKVEKQNTDNDKSVIKTWSRSSTILPLMIGHTIAVHNGKTHIPVFITEQMIGHKLGEFAPTRTYRGHIRDKKGAKS; encoded by the coding sequence ATGGGACGTTCACTAAAAAAAGGACCTTTTATAGCAGATAGCCTGCTCAAGAAGGTAGAAAAACAAAATACTGATAATGACAAGTCTGTTATCAAAACTTGGTCAAGATCCTCTACGATTTTACCTTTAATGATTGGTCACACAATCGCCGTACATAATGGCAAAACTCACATTCCAGTATTTATTACTGAACAAATGATTGGTCATAAACTTGGTGAATTTGCTCCTACACGCACTTACCGAGGTCATATAAGAGATAAGAAAGGAGCAAAATCATGA